One genomic region from Anabaena sp. PCC 7108 encodes:
- the hetI gene encoding 4'-phosphopantetheinyl transferase HetI, whose protein sequence is MNDSNYIWLPAPTDLTLSSDHVHIWKIDLKQPESQIQSFQKNLSSDEIARAERFYFPEHRQRFIAGRSSLRSILGRYLNIEPSQVEFEYQPRGKPLLAAKFAERKLFFNLSHSQNLALCGVSYTRTIGVDLEYIRSMSDLENLAKRFFLPKEYEVVKSLPLDQQQQIFFRYWTCKEAYLKATGDGLVQLEQIEIFLTPTEPAKLLVSGNWSLKELAPANNFAAAVVVAGTIGDLCTWEMI, encoded by the coding sequence GTGAATGATTCTAATTATATCTGGCTACCTGCACCCACAGATTTAACTTTGTCATCGGATCATGTACATATCTGGAAAATAGATTTAAAACAGCCAGAATCACAGATACAATCTTTCCAGAAAAACCTTTCTAGTGATGAAATTGCTCGTGCTGAAAGGTTTTATTTTCCAGAACATCGTCAGCGTTTCATTGCTGGAAGGAGTAGTTTACGATCTATTTTAGGTCGTTATTTAAATATTGAGCCTTCACAAGTAGAATTTGAATATCAACCACGGGGAAAACCTTTATTAGCAGCTAAATTTGCCGAAAGAAAGCTATTTTTTAACTTGTCTCACTCTCAAAATTTAGCTCTGTGTGGGGTAAGTTATACGCGGACAATAGGTGTAGATTTAGAATATATTCGCTCTATGTCAGATTTAGAAAATCTTGCCAAACGCTTCTTTTTACCCAAAGAATATGAAGTAGTTAAATCCCTACCTTTAGATCAACAGCAACAGATATTTTTCCGTTACTGGACTTGCAAAGAAGCTTATTTAAAAGCAACCGGTGATGGTTTAGTTCAGTTAGAGCAAATTGAGATATTTTTGACACCTACAGAACCTGCAAAATTGCTTGTATCAGGAAATTGGAGTTTAAAAGAATTAGCACCGGCAAATAATTTCGCTGCTGCTGTTGTAGTTGCAGGTACTATTGGGGATTTGTGTACTTGGGAAATGATTTAA
- a CDS encoding YheT family hydrolase: MICNSTYNPPYFLQNGVAMTAYTALWGSRHWQSTTIDPEPLYQQVIFSGGQGVPIFGWVAIPKNAHSTIVGTYGITGELNQQWFLRLLGRKAYAQGYAVVLFDWRAHGKTAELSPTLTSDGLYEGEDFVHIAAAAAAMGCPKKFWFTGYSLGGQLALWGVKAAVDLTRAGDLGIKESDIAGGAVICPSLDSLRSLTYLVTTPFGKYVEPRIARELKKLAWKIHAAHPGSLEAEAIERANSIWGFDEELVIERLGFSSVEDYYEASSALNLLPQLSKPTLILYAADDPLFHPDIVTDLKVASSKNSAIDLLLTSYGGHVGYVSSKKCQHQAQDPDQWWAWNRILEWIEAKRTEQVEKISLIR, encoded by the coding sequence ATGATTTGTAACTCTACCTACAATCCACCTTATTTTCTGCAAAATGGTGTAGCCATGACTGCCTACACTGCTTTGTGGGGAAGCCGTCATTGGCAAAGTACAACTATAGATCCAGAGCCACTTTATCAGCAAGTCATCTTTAGTGGTGGGCAAGGTGTGCCAATTTTTGGATGGGTTGCTATTCCCAAAAATGCCCATAGCACAATTGTTGGCACTTATGGCATTACCGGAGAGTTAAATCAACAATGGTTTTTGCGGCTGTTGGGACGTAAAGCATACGCGCAAGGATACGCTGTAGTTTTATTTGATTGGCGAGCGCATGGTAAAACCGCAGAATTATCTCCAACTTTAACTTCCGATGGTTTGTATGAAGGTGAAGATTTTGTCCATATTGCGGCGGCAGCGGCGGCGATGGGATGCCCAAAAAAGTTTTGGTTTACAGGGTATTCTTTAGGAGGACAATTGGCGCTGTGGGGGGTGAAAGCGGCTGTAGATTTGACTAGAGCAGGGGATTTAGGAATTAAAGAGAGTGACATTGCTGGGGGGGCGGTGATTTGTCCAAGTTTGGATTCATTGCGATCGCTCACGTATTTAGTCACAACTCCTTTTGGTAAATACGTAGAACCACGCATTGCTAGGGAATTAAAAAAACTGGCATGGAAAATACACGCTGCTCACCCTGGTAGTTTAGAAGCAGAAGCAATTGAACGAGCTAACAGCATTTGGGGATTTGACGAAGAACTAGTAATTGAACGTTTGGGTTTTTCGTCTGTAGAAGACTATTATGAAGCCAGCAGCGCTTTAAATCTATTACCTCAGTTATCAAAACCAACCTTAATTCTTTATGCTGCTGATGACCCATTATTTCATCCCGACATTGTTACCGATTTAAAAGTTGCCAGTTCCAAAAATTCAGCCATAGATTTATTACTCACATCTTATGGAGGTCATGTTGGTTATGTGAGTAGCAAAAAATGTCAGCACCAAGCCCAAGATCCTGACCAATGGTGGGCTTGGAATCGCATTTTAGAATGGATAGAAGCAAAGCGCACTGAGCAAGTTGAAAAAATTTCCCTGATCAGATAA
- a CDS encoding response regulator transcription factor has protein sequence MPRILVIDDDPAISELVAVNLEMAGYDVSQAEDGIKGQALALQLQPDLIMLDLMLPRVDGFTICQRLRRDDRTAEIPVLMLTALSQTQYKVEGFNAGADDYLTKPFEVEEMLARVRALLRRTDRIPQAAKHSEILSYGTLTLVPERFEAIWFNETVKLTHLEFELLHCLLQRHGQTVSPSEILREVWGYDPDDDIETIRVHIRHLRTKLEPDPRHPHYIKTVYGAGYCLELPSVPPSSESTAATVVE, from the coding sequence ATGCCGAGGATTCTTGTCATAGACGATGACCCAGCGATTTCAGAACTCGTTGCTGTCAACTTAGAAATGGCTGGCTACGATGTTAGTCAAGCTGAAGACGGCATTAAAGGTCAGGCACTGGCTCTCCAGCTGCAACCAGACTTGATCATGCTTGATCTCATGTTACCCAGAGTAGATGGATTTACCATTTGCCAACGCCTACGTCGGGATGACCGCACCGCTGAAATTCCCGTCTTAATGCTGACGGCTTTGAGCCAAACTCAATATAAGGTTGAGGGTTTCAATGCGGGTGCAGATGACTACTTGACTAAGCCTTTTGAAGTTGAAGAAATGCTGGCACGAGTACGGGCTTTGTTGCGGCGTACTGACCGCATTCCCCAAGCTGCAAAGCATAGTGAAATTCTCAGCTATGGAACTCTTACCCTAGTTCCAGAAAGGTTTGAGGCTATCTGGTTTAATGAAACTGTGAAACTGACTCACTTGGAATTTGAGTTACTTCACTGCTTGCTTCAACGTCATGGCCAGACGGTTTCTCCCAGTGAAATTTTGCGAGAAGTTTGGGGTTATGATCCTGACGATGATATCGAAACAATTCGGGTGCATATTCGCCACTTGAGGACTAAGCTCGAACCAGATCCTCGTCATCCCCACTATATCAAGACAGTATATGGTGCGGGATACTGTTTAGAGTTACCCAGTGTGCCTCCCTCTTCTGAGAGTACTGCCGCTACAGTAGTTGAGTAA
- a CDS encoding HTTM domain-containing protein, protein MTIHKQTSKTFLGKNLETVLGLDLRSLAAFRIGISLIILTDLCTRFGDLTAHYSDLGVLPRSILAEIAKSGYWSLHTISGEPIFQILLFAIAAFFAILMLVGYRTRVATIASWVLLISLHNRNPALIFAADDVLRALMFWAMFLPWGACYSLDSAFNTSHRQLPERVFSGATLALMCQQCFIYIFSAAFKTKSPVWIDGSAVYYALSFDQYVTPFGHFLLNFQPILKVFTQITLVLEWIGPLVIFIPFRNDLLRMCAIITFIGLHAGFALTLNIGIFPFLSIFSWLAFLPSSFWNVLEKRIQNPARQGLTIYFDADCGFCKKVVHILRTLLILPGTPLLMAQEYPDICADMQTHNSWVIEDYQGNRYFKFKGIIYVVSLSPIFRFLVPFLSWKPVMAGGTKFYEAIATNRKFAGNFTKPLKFRPLEVRKSRFLNILAVVLLIYTLIWNFSSYSPDSFKRKIWEQTAFIGRVTRLDQSWSIFAPSPPRDDGWHIIPGRLEDGSEVDIFRNGNPVNWDKPSLGVRSAIYHNMQWRTYFINLNRAIGKKLYPFYGEYLCRHWNTQHTGNQHLKNLDIYFMDERTVPPGEQQTVEKKQTWQQSCS, encoded by the coding sequence ATGACTATTCACAAACAAACATCAAAAACTTTTTTGGGAAAAAATCTAGAAACTGTCTTAGGATTAGATTTGCGATCGCTTGCAGCTTTCAGAATTGGCATATCTTTAATTATTCTCACTGATTTATGCACACGTTTTGGGGATCTCACCGCCCACTATTCTGATTTAGGGGTGCTTCCTCGGTCTATATTGGCTGAAATTGCCAAATCTGGATATTGGTCTTTACATACGATTAGTGGAGAACCAATTTTTCAGATACTATTATTTGCGATCGCAGCATTCTTCGCAATTCTCATGTTAGTGGGTTATCGCACTAGAGTGGCAACTATCGCTTCTTGGGTATTGCTGATTTCTCTCCACAATCGCAATCCAGCCCTGATTTTTGCCGCAGATGATGTCCTTCGCGCTCTCATGTTTTGGGCTATGTTCCTGCCTTGGGGAGCTTGCTATTCGCTGGATAGTGCGTTCAACACTTCTCATCGTCAGTTACCAGAACGAGTGTTTTCTGGTGCTACTTTGGCCTTGATGTGTCAACAGTGCTTTATCTATATTTTCTCAGCCGCATTTAAGACGAAAAGCCCAGTCTGGATTGATGGAAGTGCCGTTTATTATGCTTTGAGTTTTGATCAATACGTCACTCCTTTTGGTCATTTTCTCCTAAATTTTCAACCTATTTTAAAAGTATTTACACAAATTACTTTGGTGTTGGAATGGATTGGTCCTTTGGTGATATTTATTCCTTTCCGTAACGACCTTTTACGGATGTGTGCCATTATCACTTTTATTGGACTTCATGCCGGATTTGCCTTAACTTTGAATATCGGTATTTTCCCATTTTTGAGTATTTTTAGTTGGTTAGCATTCCTCCCCAGTTCTTTTTGGAATGTACTGGAAAAGCGCATCCAAAATCCAGCACGTCAAGGTTTAACTATTTACTTTGATGCTGATTGTGGTTTCTGTAAAAAAGTTGTACATATATTACGGACTTTGTTGATTTTACCAGGAACTCCGTTATTAATGGCACAGGAATATCCAGATATTTGTGCGGATATGCAAACCCATAATTCCTGGGTAATTGAAGATTATCAAGGCAACCGATACTTCAAATTTAAAGGAATTATTTATGTAGTTAGTCTTTCGCCAATATTTAGGTTTCTAGTACCATTTTTGAGTTGGAAACCAGTCATGGCAGGAGGAACAAAATTTTATGAAGCGATCGCAACTAACCGCAAATTCGCTGGCAATTTTACTAAACCTTTGAAATTTCGTCCTCTAGAAGTTCGTAAATCACGCTTTTTGAATATTCTAGCTGTGGTCTTACTAATCTACACTTTAATTTGGAACTTTAGTAGTTATTCTCCCGATTCATTCAAACGAAAAATTTGGGAACAAACTGCATTTATTGGTAGGGTTACACGTCTTGATCAATCATGGAGTATTTTTGCCCCAAGTCCTCCCAGAGATGATGGTTGGCATATAATTCCTGGACGACTTGAAGATGGCAGCGAAGTTGATATTTTTAGAAATGGGAATCCTGTAAATTGGGATAAACCTAGTCTGGGTGTGAGAAGTGCTATTTACCATAATATGCAATGGCGCACTTATTTTATTAATCTCAATCGAGCAATTGGTAAAAAGCTTTATCCTTTTTATGGTGAGTATCTATGTCGTCATTGGAATACTCAACACACGGGTAATCAACATTTAAAAAACTTAGATATTTACTTTATGGATGAGCGTACAGTTCCTCCTGGGGAACAGCAAACCGTTGAGAAAAAACAAACTTGGCAACAATCTTGTTCTTAA